The Ananas comosus cultivar F153 linkage group 4, ASM154086v1, whole genome shotgun sequence region aaaaaaaaaatattcttgttcTTATAAAAACTCATATTTATACCTATTCTCgatataactagttcctactaattttTGAACCAAATGGAGCCAAAAAGTCGAACCGAACCGGAACAGATTGGcttaattttctaattagaATTTACCACTATTACCCCCAAATCGTCACGTGCAAATCACGTGCCTTACACCGGAGGAATGGGCCGAATGGCTTATTATCACGTGCGTCTCACGTGTCACGAACTCGCCGCCTCGACTCACCGACTCGGGAATCATCTTCTCCATCGTCCTCTcctctccaaaaccctaattccccaagcccacctctctctctctctctctctctctctctctcgcgataACATGTTCGAACCCTCCTCCTGCGCCATTGGAGCCCCACTTACCCTCTCTCATCCTCCACCGCGAGGATCCCCGCCGCCGTCATCCACACCTACCTTATCAAATCACACGAATTCTCGTTCAAAATCGCAATTAAACCTCGCATTCTCGACCCCTTCTTGCTAGGGTTTCCCAATTTGATCCCGATCGATACCAAAGGACCCTTCTTTTTGGCCTCGAGCTTGGGTCGGGGACGATGGAAGGGGAAGAAGCGCCGTGTCGGAGGATCCGGAACATCTGCATCCTGGCCCACGTCGACCACGGCAAGACCACGCTCGCCGACCACCTCATCGCCgcgtgcggcggcggcgtcctCCACCCGAAGCTCGCGGGGCGGCTCCGCTTCATGGACTACCTCGACGAGGAGCAGCGCCGCGCCATCACGATGAAGAGCTCCTCCATCGCCCTCCACTACCAGGTCAGGCGTACCCACAATATTCTCCTAATTTCTTatgtttttatgtttttacGTTAGATCAATGTTTCCTGTTTTTGTTTACTGAATAGTTAAAACTTTAGACCTTAAAATTTTGGCCCTAATTCtaatttcatcatcttcattGTTTCAATTATGATGATTTGGTCCCTAAAATTTGCTCTGCATAAAGATTGGGCCCGTGCTGTTACTTTATCATCATAAACTGATGTTGTAGTCAACTCGATATTTAGAGTTGTCTTTATTATATTGAAAAGTTTGAAGACGAATCTTTAAATTTggtggggaaaaaaaatgaagctttTAGGATGTTGATTGAATTCATGGCGAACTTCAGATAAATTGTTATGATTAAAGCTTTATGGACATCATCCAAATCTGGGTTAAACTTCGAGGACTGAATTTGAAATCAACCTTTTGTTTACTCAACCTGGCTTTATATTTCTGTTCCTAATTAACCGTATGAATTTATGAACTCCGTAATTAATCCCGAAGCTGCGACTGTACTGCCAGGGGCACTCTATTAACCTGATCGACTCCCCAGGCCACATGGACTTCTGCAGTGAGGTCTCCACAGCTGCCCGCCTGAGCGATGGCGCCCTCGTCCTTGTTGATGCTGTCGAGGGCGTCCACATCCAGACCCATGCCGTTCTCCGCCAGGCCTGGGTTGAGAAGCTCACCCCTTGCCTGGTGCTTAACAAGATCGACCGCCTCATTACCGAGCTCAAGCTCACCCCTGCTGAAGCCTACACCCGCCTGCAAAGAATTGTTCATGAAGTGAATGGGATCGTGAGTGCATTTAAATCTGAGAAATACCTCTCCGATGTGGACTCCCTTCTTGCGGCAGGGCCAGGGGGGAACGAGGCTGATGATGCCGAAGTGGAGGATGATGTGGAGGACACGTTCCAGCCCCAAAAGGGGAACGTGGCCTTTGTATGTGCATTGGATGGGTGGGGGTTTTCTATCGGTCACTTTGCGGGCATCTATGCTGCAAAGCTTGGGGCGAGCACAAAtgctttgttgaggggtttgtgGGGTCCATGGTATTACAACACGAAGAAAATGACGATAGTCGGGAAGAAAGGGATTGAAGGAGTGAGTAAGGATCCGCAACCTATGTTCGTGCAATTTATACTCAAGCCTTTGTTTCAGGTCTATCACGCGGCCTTGGATGCCGAAGGTGATAAAGGAATGCTTGAGAAGGTTATTAAATCATTCAATCTCTCCATTCCTCCTCGCGAACTTCAGAATAAGGATCCAAAGGCTGTTCTACAAGCGGTCATGAGCCGATGGCTCCCGCTGTCCGATACTGTATTATCAATGGTGGTTAGGTGCATGCCTGATCCAATCTCGGCCCAATCCTTTAGGATATCACGCCTATTGCCGAAAAGAGATTTTGGGTTGGATCAGGTTGGAGATAATGCTGATGTAATTGCTGAAGTTGAACATGTGAGAAAATGTGTTGAAGTTTGTGATTCTAGCGATAGTGCTCCATGTGTTGCCTTCGTTTCTAAAATGTTTGCCGTCCCTTATAAGATGCTTCCTCAAAGGGGCCCAAACGGAGAAATTTTGAATAACCAACATCCGGGAGAAGCCGGAATCGGAGAGTCAGAAGAGTGCTTCTTGGCATTCGCTAGGGTTTTCAGTGGAGTTCTTCGTGCTGGGCAAAGGGTTTTCGTGCTTTCTGCGTTATATGATCCATTAAAAGGAGAGTCCATGCAAAGGCATGTACAAGAAGCGGAGCTTCAATCCTTATATCTCATGATGGGTCAAGGACTTAAACCCGTTGCCTCTGCTAGTGCGGGAAATGTAGTTGCAATTCAAGGTTTAGGGCAATATATTTTGAAGAGCGCTACTCTCTCATCCACCAAGAATTGTTGGCCTTTCTCTAGTATGATGTTTCAAGTGGCGCCGACACTTAGGGTTGCGATCGAGCCATCTGATCCATCTGATATGGGCGCACTCATGAAGGGATTGAGGCTTCTTAACCGTGCAGATCCCTTTGTTGAAATTACGGTTTCGTCGAGAGGCGAGCAAGTGCTTGCGGCGGCGGGAGAGGTTCATTTGGAAAGATGTATAAAGGACTTGAAGGAGAGGTTTGCCAAGGTTAGTTTGGAAGTATCGCCCCCCTTGGTCTCATTCAAAGAGACCATCGAAGGTGAAGATACTAATGTAGTCGAGAAAACAACTCCTAATGGAAGGTGTATCGTGAAAGTTCATGTTATGAAACTTCCTGATGCCCTAACAAAAGTTCTCGAGGAAAGCGGTGATGTGATTGGAGATATTGTTGAGGGCAGATCAGGAAAGAGAAATGGGAACTTGGATACACGGGATTCTTATGATGATGGTAATTCTGTTACGGTGATAAAAAAACGGATAAGTGATGCAATAGAAAGTGAAATAGAAGCTATTTCACCACAAGTCGATAAAGAAAGGGTCGAAAAGTATAGAAAGACATGGTTTCGATATCTTAAAAGGATGTGGTCCCTTGGTCCCAGGCATGTCGGCCCCAACATCCTTCTCGTACCAGACATAAAAGCAGATGATTTTACAGATAACAATCATATTGAAAGGGGTATTTTGATTCGCGGTTCATGCCATATCTCTGAAAGACTTGGGTTTACTAATCCAAACGATACTGAAGTGTCAGTAGACAAAAGTGACCCGCTATATATAGAAGCTGAGGCTCTTAAGAGTAGTATCGTCTCAGGCTTTCAATTAGCCATGGCTGCTGGGCCCTTATGTGATGAGCCCATGTGGGGTTTAGCCTTTCTCGTCGAGCCTTACATTTTTCAGGAAAATCCTGAATCTGCTCTTCAATCCACTGATCAGTACGGCATCTTTAGTGGGCAAGTCATGACTGCTGTAAAAGAAGCTTGTAGGCTCGCTGTACTCCAGAACAAGCCAAGGCTCGTCGAGGCGATGTACTTCTGTGAACTGAATACGCCCACAGAGTATTTAGGCTCAATGTACGCTGTTCTTGCAAGAAGGCGGGCTAGGGTTTTGAAGGAGGAGATGCAAGAGAGTTCTTCATTATTCACTGTGCATGCATATGTTCCAGTCGCTGAGAGCTTCGGGTTTGCTGATGAGCTCAGGAGGTGGACTTCTGGTGCTGCTAGTGCACTTCTGGTACTTAGCCATTGGGAGATGATTCAAGAAGACCCCTTTTTCATACCGAAAACAGAGGAGGAGATCGAAGAGTTTGGAGATGGGTCGAGCGTTTTACCGAACTTGGCGAGAAAGTTGATGAATTCGGTCAGGAGAAGGAAAGGACTTCCTGTGGAGGAGAAGGTTGTTCAACATGCCACAAAACAAAGGACACTTTCCCGGAAAGTGTGATTGTAAGTGCTTAACATTTGAGCTTCTTTATTTATAAACTAATACAAATTATTACTACAGGTTGGAATTGTAAATCAAACTGAGATTCATAATGCAACTATTGATCTGTTTTTGTTTGTGCCATTGTATTTTTTATACGAGAAAATGTAAGGTTAGATTTCACTCTTACTGGCTTTGCATTAAGTTAGTTTGAAATCATCGGTCCAGTTTGAATGCGCTCAAGTTATGcatttgtctttttttcttgCCGGCCGAAATTATCCTTGTATTGGTAATTTGTGCTCCAAAATTTGAATCTCATCATGTATTTATAGATTCCACCACTTCAAACATATCCTTTTGTAGCTTTGACCTATTGAGAATAATGGAGTATTTCACGTTGGAATCACCTTTATATTTTAGCATTTACTCCGCGTCATACTGTATAGTGCTCGGAATTGCTTTCTTCCTAATTTTAccatattttgatttttctatagAAATTTGTTGAAGCTTGAGCTTGGCAATCTCCaatcttaattactaaaatgCCTTAGCATATTTTGTTTGAATGTTTTGGTTTTAAATTAGTAATTGTACCACCTTCATCATTGTGTAATTAGCCTCCTTTTCCATATTCGTGTTCCAACTGTCTTGCGCTGTGGATTGTTAGTGTTCCAACTGTCTTGCGCTGTGGATTGTTAGGGTTATCTGTAGTATGACTTCTGCTTCTGGAGTAGAAAGAAAAGTTGTTCCAGAACTCTTATTTGATAACTTTTTAGGCAGAAACTTAAAAGTTAGGGTTGTTAATTTACAGAATCAATAGATAGTACGACTTCTATTTCTTGAGTAGAGAAagctctaaaattttttaaatacacACATAAATGTAGGAAGAACATCTTTGTGATTTACTCCCCTGCCTCAAGTTTTAGAGATCCCTCAACAATTACTGAGACTACCATAACAAGCCTCCAAAGAGTAAACCACCCATGAGAAAAGGCTTATCATAATCTCAATTCAAACAGCAGATTTAAACaatgtattatattatttatacataaaaatataaactcaGTTCACCAAACTTTGAATTTGAGTATTAGCTTGGAATTTCAAGATCCTTCAATCTTTTATTGTAAACAACAATTGCAGTAAGACATGCACTAGAACACATAGGGTATCAATGCCTTGACATGTTTAGGGAACTGGTCAAACTTGGATAGGTACCACTTCCTGGTTGCATAGCTCCTCCCTATCAGATAAAACATGGTCCCAAATGTGAAGGAGAAGGCGTACACCGTTTGCGAGATCAGCGAGACTCCGAAGAACCCTAGAATCTCGAAGAGGTAATGAGGACACACGACGAGGTCGAAGAGCCCGCCCCGCGGGATTTTGTACTCTTTCTCGCCCTGCTTCCTCAACTTCGACAGGAGGTAGTGGTGGTAGAAGTTGCCCGCGAGTCCTAAGAAGAAGAGCGCGACACCGATGTATTTCAAGTCGCTCGCGGGTTCCGACATCGGTTGAGTGAGATACTGCGCGTAGATCATGGTCGCCGTGCTGATGAAATAGCTGAAGGATATTGGGAGAGCACTGCCGAGGAGCATATGGCCGCTATACTGATGAATGAATAAGACctggaaaggaaaggaaaggaaaaagaaccaaaaagagagagagctaaggATTAGTTAGAGCATTATATTATGTCATCATTCCTCATAAGTTATGTGGAATTTACAGCATCATTAAGGCATCAATTCATtactgctgttgttgttgttttagaTATATACTCTGAGACCCTCAGCCCAAGACCCTCCTAAGAATCTATACTATAAAATGGCATACTGCACGAATATCCTAATAAATCaggaataataatatattttctgcggttctCGATCGTAAAATAAACATAAGAACATGTATATGGAAGAATCACCTCCATCACCCTCTTGAAGAAATGGATGCTCAGTGCGGCGCTGAGCCACCGCGCCCTCTCCCCGACGACGGCGCCGGGGATGGCAAACGACGCCAGCGCAGCGACGAGCGCCGGAGCGTAGAGGAGGAGCATCCCTTCGCGGCTCGGGAGGCGGCGGCTGCCGGCATTACTGCGGGTGCTGGTGACGGCGTTCCAGAACTTGGAGTAGTTGAGGTGCTGGCCCCTCACCTCGGCGGCTCCGGTGTTGGCCAGCGACGCGAAGCTTATGGCCGACATCGCCGTCACGAAGaccgacggcggcggcgggtaGACGAAGCTGAGCAAGAAGGACGACATCGATCTGTGCGCAGCAGCTAGCAAATGCAAATGCAAATGCAAATATGCAACGCGGTGATGCTGTTTCTCCTCTACCACCTGTACCTATTTatttgaggaagaagaagaagggagagaaagaagcggagaatttatcatataataataataacacaaGTTTTTACTACTACCGAAGTAACACACCACCAAACAGATTTGTACGAGACCGGATCAAACAACGACCTCAATGTGGAAacacagacacacacacacacacacacacacacacacacacacacacaaaagggtaaaaaaaaaaaaagaaaaaaaaagaaaaaaaaggaagaaaatgggctttttttgcatttggccccctgaaaaaaatttattttatacatagtcccaacaaatttatatttgtaaaagtaGTCTTAGTCCCGCCACACAGGCGGCACGTCGACGCCACGTCAGCGGAACTGCatattaagttgaatacggtgaactattcaccgtgtttaaaaaTAGTCCTAGTCCTGCCACACAGGCGCCATGTCGACACCACGTCAGCGAGACTGTATATTAAGTTGAatacagtgaatcattcaccgtgtctaaaccgTGTTTGGAGAAAATCAGCGAGACTGcatattaagttgaacacggtgaatcattcactgtgtctaaacacgatgaatggttcaccatgtttggaaaaaatataacatatatgaattgtgaaaaaatataagaaaaataaaaaaagggaggAAGGGGAATATAGGTATggaatacggtgaatgattcattttgtttgaaaaaaatatagtatatatgtattgcgaaaaaatataaagaaaataaaaaaaggccgTGTTTGAACAccgtgaatgattcaccgtgttcaacatAAAATCATGACGCTAATGTGGCGCCTGCATGGTAGAAATATGaccaaatttgtaattataaatttaataagactatttataaaaaaaaatattttgagggagccaaatacgaaaaaaaaaaaaaaccaaagaaaagGGTGtcgtatttatttattatttaaagagaTGCAGGAGGGCGGAGGACATGTGGCTGGGGTGGCCCGGAAACGTGGCCATCGTACGATCCACAGGGAAGCTGGGGCGGATGCCGCGTGCAGGACGGCCCGACCAAGTGCTTCTTCCAGAGGCGCTTGCCCACTAGACGCGTCCCTGCAGCAGTCTGGACTTCGGGATTACAAATACTTTATAAAATAACATATATTATGATGATGATATTTAATTGATGAAGaaatataaattacaaaaagatAAGCATTATTTgcaattttaaagttaaaattcaTCTGCTGAATTGTatagtttgtaaaatattataaaatttgtttgcaaacaaatcattttttttaaaatttagtgtCAAAGGTTCGAACAGTTGTCGCAGTCATTTTACAGCATTGGAGAATGAAAAATTCTAATTGCACGTCCCAAAAGAAGGACGTAGTCACGTAGATCTTATACTCTATTTTAGATAAAAAGAGATAAAGATAGATATCCAACTTTGTATCCGTAAGTGGATAAGAAATTGAAGCACTATCTCTCTAAAAGATGGAAATAATTACTTTTAGAGACCGCAAAAAAAGAGGGCTTTTCATACACTGTAACACAAGGCTTTCCTTAATTAATCATATAAGTTGCAATGTTCTAAGTTGAACTTAGACCTAGTTCGCTAGGTTATGactaaaagtattatttttatactagaaaaaatttaaaaaaatcaaaagcatttttaatttttttcccttcttttatattataatattgtgATTGCAACTGACaccataaaaatatatagctaCATACTTCTATGATGGCGGTTCAACCTATTATTGATCATATCCAATGCCAACTACTCATTTATTAGTACCGACCAATCTTATTTCATAATGTAATGATCCCGTACAGTAAACAactgtttttaattttataggaCGAAATATTTTGGTGAGAATCACATGAATTAAATGATAATTAATGGAAAAATACAATGGTCAAGCATGCTGCAATACCTAGGGCAAGAACCGAGGAAAGTGAAGGCCACAGAAGAAACCATTACTCTGTATCGACATTCTCTGGAGAATATTTGCTGGGAACCATGGTTTGTACAACCTGAAAACAACCACATAAATACATGCGAATAGAAACACCGATCGGCGATCGCTCTATAGCGAGAGAAATACATACGGTAATGGTGGAGGATATCGTCATCCGACATATTGACATTATTGTAAGCTTACGTATAATTGCGTAGAGAATTGTCTTACATCAGATACAGACATGAGGAGGAATCAACTTCCCTGGATTCATGATATTGTTCGGATCCAGTGTGGTCTTTATTCTTTTCATGGTCCTCAATGCGCCCATACCAAGCTCTTCTTCGAGGTactgcaagagagagagagagagagagagagagagatcttatCAATGATGGAGATATAATGCAATGTTTGCAGAATACAAGGAAAATCAGAAAACTATAAATACTTGGGAGATCAAAGGGTCTGTTTGGAACCCATGctgtatacttttttttttgggttaattgcatatagctctctgtaaacatatcgaataccaagtatatctctacaaagttcagcttttcatatttatccctataaaagccctaacgttttcaaatataccccccCTGTTAGAttctgttagaaaaatatagttaaccaaaggtaaaatacttaactctggttagtgaataagataaattgacctttttt contains the following coding sequences:
- the LOC109708912 gene encoding elongation factor-like GTPase 1 codes for the protein MEGEEAPCRRIRNICILAHVDHGKTTLADHLIAACGGGVLHPKLAGRLRFMDYLDEEQRRAITMKSSSIALHYQGHSINLIDSPGHMDFCSEVSTAARLSDGALVLVDAVEGVHIQTHAVLRQAWVEKLTPCLVLNKIDRLITELKLTPAEAYTRLQRIVHEVNGIVSAFKSEKYLSDVDSLLAAGPGGNEADDAEVEDDVEDTFQPQKGNVAFVCALDGWGFSIGHFAGIYAAKLGASTNALLRGLWGPWYYNTKKMTIVGKKGIEGVSKDPQPMFVQFILKPLFQVYHAALDAEGDKGMLEKVIKSFNLSIPPRELQNKDPKAVLQAVMSRWLPLSDTVLSMVVRCMPDPISAQSFRISRLLPKRDFGLDQVGDNADVIAEVEHVRKCVEVCDSSDSAPCVAFVSKMFAVPYKMLPQRGPNGEILNNQHPGEAGIGESEECFLAFARVFSGVLRAGQRVFVLSALYDPLKGESMQRHVQEAELQSLYLMMGQGLKPVASASAGNVVAIQGLGQYILKSATLSSTKNCWPFSSMMFQVAPTLRVAIEPSDPSDMGALMKGLRLLNRADPFVEITVSSRGEQVLAAAGEVHLERCIKDLKERFAKVSLEVSPPLVSFKETIEGEDTNVVEKTTPNGRCIVKVHVMKLPDALTKVLEESGDVIGDIVEGRSGKRNGNLDTRDSYDDGNSVTVIKKRISDAIESEIEAISPQVDKERVEKYRKTWFRYLKRMWSLGPRHVGPNILLVPDIKADDFTDNNHIERGILIRGSCHISERLGFTNPNDTEVSVDKSDPLYIEAEALKSSIVSGFQLAMAAGPLCDEPMWGLAFLVEPYIFQENPESALQSTDQYGIFSGQVMTAVKEACRLAVLQNKPRLVEAMYFCELNTPTEYLGSMYAVLARRRARVLKEEMQESSSLFTVHAYVPVAESFGFADELRRWTSGAASALLVLSHWEMIQEDPFFIPKTEEEIEEFGDGSSVLPNLARKLMNSVRRRKGLPVEEKVVQHATKQRTLSRKV
- the LOC109708914 gene encoding 3-oxo-5-alpha-steroid 4-dehydrogenase 2 → MSSFLLSFVYPPPPSVFVTAMSAISFASLANTGAAEVRGQHLNYSKFWNAVTSTRSNAGSRRLPSREGMLLLYAPALVAALASFAIPGAVVGERARWLSAALSIHFFKRVMEVLFIHQYSGHMLLGSALPISFSYFISTATMIYAQYLTQPMSEPASDLKYIGVALFFLGLAGNFYHHYLLSKLRKQGEKEYKIPRGGLFDLVVCPHYLFEILGFFGVSLISQTVYAFSFTFGTMFYLIGRSYATRKWYLSKFDQFPKHVKALIPYVF